CACAGCCGGAGTTTTCTCTGCCGTTTCCTTCTGGTATTCCTCAACTTTCTTCTCGTCAGTCAatcaggttttattttttttaatttgattttatttttggggGTTGCAGGTATGGTTTCATGTTTGGAAGAGAATCAGCTCGGAAAGAGCTTGGAGACTTAATTGAAGATCTTCGCCGTGGAAACCCGAACTCAATTGAAGAGAATTGTCTCGGAAAGAGCTTGGAGACTTAAGAGAACCTTGGGATTTTGACTTTTAACTCCTCTTCTTCTGTGTTATAGTGAGTTAATTGTTTCCtgccataattatttttttgttct
This region of Populus alba chromosome 3, ASM523922v2, whole genome shotgun sequence genomic DNA includes:
- the LOC118062868 gene encoding uncharacterized protein translates to MGKSFTLVQTVTTAGVFSAVSFWYGFMFGRESARKELGDLIEDLRRGNPNSIEENCLGKSLET